In Hydractinia symbiolongicarpus strain clone_291-10 chromosome 15, HSymV2.1, whole genome shotgun sequence, one DNA window encodes the following:
- the LOC130629025 gene encoding glycoprotein 3-alpha-L-fucosyltransferase A-like gives MKVTLSKLSLISLFCYIILSLLLLIYVRKNVREKVKELRQSELKKLSRRNEDGEKYDVKKLLQNKVENKEVVFTTSEKKIKRPFKSILIYSTLFGLEYWPTLSLKEIKTFMNRCDVKECTITYDKEKISSVDAVLFHGVDVKNNKHYAPSILRNVSTQRRRDQKWVFFIQESPDNYNDFSEYEGLFNWLMSYKYTSDIQNPYGHFKLLEPWDPIPSKTVNYAQNKDKVGVWFISNCGHPRDNFMKELKRYVAITVGGKCAMKIFNEEEKCDYGSDDCIKLIKRHKFIFAFENSFCDYYVSEKYWNKGIDFGLVPVVMGARYDNYNVIPGSYIDASKFKSIEQLGSYLNYLDHNDTAYNEYFSWKRKYKRIGYEKMCELCKALHENRYGRRYKDIWSSKEDCAPFEWKKEMMKQMTEMSKRKS, from the coding sequence ATGAAAGTGACGTTGTCTAAATTATCCTTGATTAGTTTATTCTGTTATATTATATTATCTTTGTTGCTATTAATATACGTAAGAAAAAATGTGAGAGAAAAAGTTAAAGAGCTGAGACAATCtgagttaaaaaaattgtcaagaAGGAACGAAGATGGAGAAAAATATGATGTGAAAAAATTACTACAGAATAAAGTTGAAAATAAAGAAGTTGTTTTTACCACAagcgagaaaaaaattaaaagacctTTTAAATCTATTCTTATATATTCGACATTGTTTGGGTTAGAGTATTGGCCCACTTTAAgtttaaaagaaatcaaaacatttatgAATCGTTGTGACGTCAAAGAGTGCACAATAACTTacgataaagaaaaaatcagttCTGTCGACGCTGTACTGTTTCATGGTGTTGAcgtaaaaaacaataaacattATGCACCGTCTATTTTACGGAACGTTTCAACGCAAAGACGACGGGATCAAAAATGGGTGTTTTTTATCCAGGAAAGTCCAGATAATTACAACGATTTTTCAGAATACGAAGGTTTATTTAATTGGCTTATGAGTTATAAATATACATCAGACATTCAAAACCCGTACGGTCATTTTAAACTTCTTGAACCATGGGATCCTATTCCTTCAAAGACAGTAAATTACGCACAAAACAAAGATAAAGTTGGCGTATGGTTCATTAGCAATTGTGGTCACCCGCGCGATAACTTCATGAAGGAACTGAAACGATACGTTGCCATCACAGTCGGGGGCAAATGCGCCATGAAAATATTTAACGAGGAAGAGAAGTGTGACTACGGATCAGATGATTGCATTAAGTTAATTAAAAGACATAAATTCATTTTTGCTTTCGAGAATTCCTTCTGCGATTATTACGTCAGTGAAAAGTACTGGAACAAAGGAATTGATTTTGGATTAGTCCCTGTTGTTATGGGAGCGCGTTATGATAACTATAATGTTATACCAGGCTCATATATTGACGCGTCAAAGTTTAAATCTATAGAACAGCTAGGGAGCTACTTAAATTATCTAGATCACAATGATACAGCTTACAATGAATATTTCTCTTGGAAAAGAAAGTATAAGCGGATAGGATATGAAAAAATGTGTGAACTTTGTAAAGCGTTGCACGAAAACAGATACGGTAGACGATATAAGGATATTTGGTCTTCAAAAGAAGACTGTGCACCGTTTGAATGGAAAAAAGAAATGATGAAACAAATGACAGAAATGTCGAAAAGAAAATCATAA